The following coding sequences lie in one Candidatus Dormiibacterota bacterium genomic window:
- the dnaB gene encoding replicative DNA helicase produces MTNQSSKMPSKVPPQNIEAETSLLGSLLVDKEAIIKIADIITADDFYVDKHALVFSAITDLYEGRQPLDLLTLSNKLEEAKELERIGGAAYLTSLIDSVPTAAHVVHYANIVAHKATLRRLINAAASITGLGYKEDQPLDGLLDKAEQTLFQVSQKHLKQNFIPISEVLAESFDRIDELHKDKNTLRGIPTGFKALDRHLAGLQKSDLIILAARPSMGKTTLALNIAQQVAVKQGIPVGLFSLEMSKEQLIDRLLAAESGIDSWKLRNGRLEDSDFPKINDAMAILSDAPFFIDDSSLTNVMEMRTKARRLQSEHDLGLIVVDYLQLMSGRSHSQENRVQEISEISRGLKGLARELNVPVIALSQLSRSVEQRSPQIPQLSDLRESGSIEQDADVVMFIYREDYYNKDSQQPGIANILIRKHRNGPTGDAELYFQPEQLIFRDIDRVHVAPAV; encoded by the coding sequence ATGACTAACCAAAGCTCTAAAATGCCTTCAAAAGTACCGCCGCAGAACATAGAGGCCGAAACCAGCCTGCTAGGCTCTTTGCTGGTAGATAAAGAGGCGATTATCAAAATAGCCGATATAATCACAGCCGATGATTTTTACGTAGACAAACACGCGCTCGTATTCAGCGCTATTACTGATTTATATGAAGGCCGGCAACCGCTTGATCTCTTAACACTCTCTAACAAGCTCGAGGAGGCCAAAGAGCTGGAGCGTATTGGTGGCGCAGCCTACCTGACCAGCCTGATTGATTCTGTTCCAACTGCAGCCCATGTAGTGCATTACGCGAATATAGTGGCCCATAAGGCCACACTGCGGCGCTTAATTAACGCTGCTGCCAGCATTACGGGACTTGGCTACAAAGAAGACCAACCGCTTGACGGCTTGCTGGATAAAGCCGAGCAGACGCTTTTTCAGGTTTCACAAAAACATTTAAAGCAAAACTTTATTCCAATTAGCGAGGTACTTGCTGAATCATTCGACCGCATCGACGAGCTACATAAAGATAAAAATACCTTAAGAGGTATCCCCACCGGCTTTAAAGCGCTAGACAGGCACCTGGCCGGTCTGCAGAAATCAGATTTAATCATTCTGGCTGCACGGCCAAGTATGGGCAAAACAACCCTGGCGCTTAATATTGCCCAGCAGGTAGCTGTAAAGCAAGGGATTCCAGTCGGCTTGTTTTCTCTCGAGATGAGTAAAGAGCAACTGATCGATCGCTTGCTGGCTGCTGAATCTGGCATTGATTCCTGGAAGCTGCGTAACGGCCGGCTTGAAGACAGTGACTTCCCCAAAATTAATGATGCCATGGCGATCCTTTCAGATGCGCCTTTCTTCATAGACGACTCTTCGCTAACCAATGTTATGGAAATGCGCACCAAGGCCAGGCGCCTGCAGAGTGAGCATGACCTGGGGCTGATAGTGGTCGACTACTTGCAACTAATGAGCGGCCGGAGCCACTCACAGGAAAACAGGGTACAGGAGATATCTGAAATTTCTCGTGGCCTAAAAGGCTTGGCCCGTGAATTAAATGTACCGGTAATTGCACTCAGCCAGCTGTCGCGCTCGGTAGAGCAGCGTAGCCCGCAGATACCGCAGCTGTCTGACCTGCGTGAATCAGGCTCTATTGAGCAAGATGCTGACGTGGTGATGTTTATTTACCGGGAGGACTACTACAATAAAGATTCTCAACAGCCGGGAATTGCTAACATTCTGATTAGAAAACACCGTAACGGCCCCACTGGCGATGCTGAACTCTACTTCCAGCCAGAGCAGCTGATCTTCCGAGATATCGACCGTGTACATGTTGCACCGGCAGTTTAA
- a CDS encoding adenylyltransferase/cytidyltransferase family protein — MAITSGIFGDEANFSDRYITELGDLCQLVEHLKGIGLKIVLTSGSFDLIHLGHLKYLELAKNMGDVLIVGVDGDEKIRRRKGPDRPMVPQDERLETLAYQRPVDILYVKGADDERWSLISTVQPDVLVLSNDHGYKPGEMKALKKFCGEIAVMERQSTTTTSERIRQMFMHLGEKLGPQLAEILPQLIDDIARGKR; from the coding sequence ATGGCAATCACCAGCGGTATCTTCGGTGATGAGGCGAACTTTAGTGATCGCTACATTACCGAGCTAGGAGATTTATGTCAGCTGGTGGAGCATCTGAAAGGCATCGGACTAAAGATTGTTTTGACCTCCGGCTCTTTCGATCTGATCCACCTCGGGCACTTGAAGTATCTGGAGCTCGCGAAAAACATGGGCGATGTTCTGATTGTAGGGGTAGACGGCGACGAAAAAATTCGCCGGCGTAAAGGCCCAGACAGGCCGATGGTCCCGCAAGACGAGCGACTGGAAACACTGGCCTACCAGAGACCAGTGGATATCCTTTATGTGAAAGGTGCTGACGACGAGCGCTGGTCTCTGATCAGTACTGTCCAGCCGGATGTTTTGGTGCTATCAAATGATCATGGCTACAAGCCGGGAGAAATGAAAGCGCTGAAGAAGTTCTGCGGTGAAATAGCCGTGATGGAGCGCCAGTCTACTACTACAACCAGTGAGCGGATTCGGCAGATGTTTATGCATCTGGGCGAAAAGCTCGGCCCGCAACTAGCGGAAATACTGCCACAGCTGATCGACGACATTGCCAGGGGCAAACGATGA
- a CDS encoding GtrA family protein, which produces MAKQKTGAQVGRFGLIGVLNTVIDYVVFIGLTKLFSIPLDRVWTAKLVSGALAMANSFYFNKTWVFKSGNKHAGQQFARFMVSTLVGVFIIQLGLVQFFSSVFPDIGQLFYLIAASLGVTALLPAVITQAFVIKTVAFGLATIASMSWNFLLYKFWAFKS; this is translated from the coding sequence ATGGCAAAACAGAAAACAGGTGCTCAAGTCGGTCGTTTCGGGCTGATTGGTGTGCTCAATACAGTCATCGATTATGTGGTCTTTATAGGGCTGACTAAGCTATTCTCTATACCACTCGACAGGGTATGGACAGCCAAGCTGGTATCTGGAGCTCTAGCTATGGCTAATAGTTTTTACTTTAATAAAACTTGGGTATTTAAATCCGGCAATAAGCATGCCGGGCAGCAGTTCGCTCGCTTTATGGTTTCAACCCTAGTGGGCGTCTTTATTATTCAGTTGGGTCTGGTGCAGTTCTTCTCAAGTGTTTTCCCCGATATTGGCCAGTTGTTTTACCTGATTGCGGCTAGCCTGGGCGTAACAGCCCTGCTGCCAGCAGTCATTACTCAAGCTTTTGTAATTAAAACCGTCGCCTTTGGGCTCGCCACTATAGCCAGCATGAGCTGGAACTTTCTACTCTACAAATTTTGGGCTTTTAAGAGTTAA
- the thyA gene encoding thymidylate synthase has product MPEYLPYSERHPCIQYQDLLRSIIRDGEKVATKQGPAAYSRIGVQMRFNLAHGFPIIVQRDMSKFWRSGIGELCAFINGARTLSELAQFGCKWWGPWATEDKCRSRGLEAGDLGPGSYGHAFRHFTTSDDPNEEGFDQFGHLIRKLRDLPEDRTALVSPWVPPFNHREYGIKSRNTIAPCHGWIQARVMNGNLHLHMKQRSGDTPVGVPSNMVQYAALGLMIEHLTGYKFTEYVHYIVDAHIYEDQEEHAREMMVRWPKRLPAVVLNEAGQAVSDIHDFRAEHFDLYDYDPHPEISGIPVSV; this is encoded by the coding sequence ATGCCTGAATATCTTCCGTACTCAGAAAGACACCCCTGTATTCAGTACCAAGACCTACTTCGAAGCATCATTAGAGATGGAGAGAAGGTAGCAACCAAGCAAGGGCCGGCTGCCTACTCCAGAATCGGTGTACAGATGCGCTTTAACCTGGCTCATGGATTTCCGATAATCGTCCAGCGCGACATGAGTAAGTTCTGGCGCAGTGGCATCGGTGAGCTGTGCGCGTTCATAAATGGTGCACGCACCCTAAGCGAGCTTGCGCAGTTCGGCTGCAAGTGGTGGGGGCCTTGGGCCACAGAAGACAAATGTCGTTCGCGCGGTCTGGAAGCCGGCGATCTTGGCCCCGGTTCATACGGACATGCCTTTAGACATTTCACAACTTCAGATGATCCGAATGAGGAAGGTTTTGACCAGTTCGGCCATTTGATACGCAAGCTCCGTGATTTGCCCGAGGATAGGACGGCCCTGGTAAGCCCCTGGGTGCCGCCGTTCAACCATCGTGAATATGGCATTAAGTCCCGTAATACGATCGCCCCATGTCATGGCTGGATTCAGGCTCGTGTTATGAATGGCAATCTGCACCTCCATATGAAGCAGCGTTCAGGCGATACGCCGGTTGGCGTGCCTTCTAATATGGTGCAGTATGCCGCTCTGGGCCTCATGATCGAGCATCTGACGGGCTACAAGTTCACGGAGTATGTGCACTACATTGTGGATGCGCATATTTATGAGGACCAAGAAGAACATGCACGTGAGATGATGGTGCGATGGCCAAAACGTCTGCCAGCGGTGGTTCTGAATGAAGCTGGCCAAGCCGTAAGTGACATTCATGATTTCCGGGCAGAACATTTTGATCTGTACGATTACGATCCTCATCCGGAAATTTCGGGCATACCGGTGTCGGTATGA
- the rplK gene encoding 50S ribosomal protein L11 yields the protein MKPTKKVTAKIKIRVPAGKATPAPPVGSVLGQHGLNMMDFINAFNEQTRDLGDQIVPVEVTVFEDKSFTFVTKTPPAADLIRKAAGIEKGSGVPHKEKVANLTRQQVADIAAQKMPNLSANDPAAAAKIIAGTARSMGVTVDD from the coding sequence ATGAAGCCTACAAAAAAAGTTACAGCTAAAATCAAAATCCGGGTACCGGCCGGTAAGGCCACTCCGGCGCCTCCAGTTGGGTCGGTCCTAGGTCAGCATGGCCTGAACATGATGGATTTCATTAATGCCTTCAATGAGCAGACACGGGACCTAGGCGACCAAATCGTTCCAGTGGAGGTTACCGTGTTTGAGGACAAGAGCTTTACTTTCGTTACAAAAACACCCCCGGCAGCCGATTTAATCCGTAAAGCTGCGGGAATAGAAAAGGGCTCAGGGGTACCACACAAAGAAAAGGTAGCCAACCTAACTCGCCAACAGGTAGCTGATATTGCTGCTCAGAAAATGCCCAACTTGAGTGCCAATGATCCTGCCGCCGCCGCCAAGATTATTGCCGGGACGGCCCGAAGCATGGGAGTAACGGTAGACGATTAA
- a CDS encoding dihydrofolate reductase, which produces MSVVLVVAHSLNRVIGNKGQIPWHIPADLRRFKEMTMGHTVVMGRKTYESLPDRFRPLPGRINVVATRNPDYQAEGCIVIHDLPAMLKSASLESAIYVIGGSEIYADSLALATSVELTLVEITCEGDAVFPELDHQWRCTYQGPHQEDNDICFSYVRFERKS; this is translated from the coding sequence ATGAGCGTGGTACTGGTAGTGGCTCACAGTCTAAACCGAGTTATCGGTAATAAGGGGCAAATTCCCTGGCACATCCCTGCAGACCTAAGGAGGTTTAAGGAGATGACAATGGGTCACACGGTCGTTATGGGCCGTAAGACCTATGAGTCGCTCCCAGACAGGTTTAGGCCATTGCCGGGAAGAATCAATGTAGTTGCTACCCGCAACCCTGACTACCAGGCAGAAGGCTGTATTGTCATTCATGACCTTCCTGCTATGCTGAAATCTGCCAGCTTGGAGTCTGCCATATATGTGATCGGTGGATCTGAAATATATGCAGACTCCCTTGCACTGGCTACCAGTGTAGAACTGACTCTGGTGGAGATAACCTGCGAAGGAGATGCAGTTTTCCCAGAACTGGATCATCAATGGCGGTGCACGTACCAAGGTCCGCATCAAGAAGATAACGACATCTGCTTTAGCTATGTAAGGTTCGAAAGGAAGTCATGA
- the dnaX gene encoding DNA polymerase III subunit gamma/tau, with product MSEIALYRKYRSDDFKGVIGQDHIITALKGAVNAGRVSHAYLFTGPRGVGKTTVARVLAKSVNCTGTGEAPCKKCQNCLAGSTHLDIIEIDAASHRGIDDARSLREKIGLAPAMGKYKVYIIDEVHMLTTEAFNALLKTIEEPPSHAIFILATTESHKLPDTIISRTQRFQFQPITVTDMVKQLLYIAKREEIGLDKNAAALLAEASNGGFRDAISLLDQLAAGTGNQIDYETIRRMLGWSSQDLIEGIVGAVLARQPAKALALIDDCLSQGAQPQQLTLQLMRFCREAIRKALSVNPPEASLSEYVKLFEALIIASRQPLPDLALEAAVVRLALGETTFVTPQAHPATAKPQPPAVPKPEAAKPQALPKQQVEDKDLWMKALAQIKQRNNSLYALLGSSCTVTFDNNNVILGCRFGFHRDRLKEQKNMLIIETALARVYGRKLLVQVQVEASPRVAQTDQSNELVASALEILGGEVAHD from the coding sequence TTGAGCGAGATAGCCTTATACAGAAAATACCGAAGCGATGACTTCAAGGGGGTAATAGGACAGGATCATATTATTACCGCCCTCAAGGGTGCCGTTAATGCCGGCCGAGTGAGCCATGCCTATCTTTTTACTGGCCCCAGGGGGGTAGGTAAAACAACTGTTGCCAGAGTGCTGGCTAAAAGCGTCAACTGCACCGGTACGGGAGAGGCTCCTTGTAAGAAATGCCAAAACTGCCTGGCTGGCTCCACTCACCTCGATATAATAGAGATAGATGCTGCTAGCCATCGCGGAATCGATGACGCTAGAAGCTTGCGAGAGAAAATCGGTCTGGCGCCGGCCATGGGGAAGTATAAGGTATACATCATAGATGAAGTCCATATGCTGACTACCGAGGCCTTTAATGCGCTTCTTAAAACCATAGAGGAGCCCCCTTCGCACGCGATATTCATTCTGGCTACCACTGAGTCTCACAAGCTGCCTGATACCATCATATCGCGCACACAGCGGTTCCAGTTCCAGCCTATAACGGTTACCGATATGGTTAAACAGCTTCTATATATCGCCAAAAGAGAAGAGATAGGACTGGATAAAAATGCAGCTGCACTTCTGGCCGAAGCTTCAAATGGGGGCTTCAGGGATGCAATTAGCCTGCTAGATCAACTGGCAGCTGGGACGGGCAACCAGATCGATTACGAAACTATCCGCCGTATGCTTGGCTGGAGCAGTCAGGACTTAATTGAAGGTATAGTAGGCGCTGTACTTGCGCGCCAGCCAGCCAAGGCCTTGGCTCTAATCGACGACTGCCTAAGCCAAGGCGCTCAGCCCCAGCAGCTAACTTTACAGCTTATGCGCTTCTGTCGTGAAGCTATTCGTAAGGCTTTATCGGTAAATCCGCCAGAGGCCAGCCTTAGTGAATACGTCAAGCTGTTTGAAGCCCTAATCATCGCTAGCCGCCAGCCGCTTCCGGATCTGGCGCTAGAAGCAGCTGTAGTCAGGCTGGCCCTGGGTGAAACAACATTTGTTACACCTCAGGCGCACCCAGCTACTGCCAAGCCGCAGCCGCCAGCAGTGCCCAAGCCGGAGGCAGCCAAGCCGCAAGCGCTGCCGAAGCAGCAGGTAGAGGATAAAGATTTGTGGATGAAGGCTCTAGCTCAAATTAAACAGCGCAATAATTCGCTATACGCCCTACTGGGATCTTCCTGCACTGTTACGTTCGACAATAATAATGTGATTCTAGGCTGTAGATTCGGGTTCCACCGTGACCGCCTGAAAGAGCAGAAAAACATGCTGATTATAGAGACTGCCCTAGCCAGGGTTTATGGCCGCAAGCTTCTTGTACAAGTTCAGGTAGAGGCATCTCCGCGTGTTGCTCAAACCGATCAATCCAATGAGTTAGTAGCCTCGGCTCTGGAGATTTTAGGGGGAGAGGTGGCCCATGACTAA
- a CDS encoding HIT domain-containing protein, translating to MSLYNVEAARTPEQLEKMRQLEDEGICVFCLEYFAQYHTEPICMDGQYWYVTKNDYPYQGALVHLLIVAKEHVTAITEMPTEAGSELFAMLATLRQAHQASSEAIVARSGDMRFNAGSVEHLHIHYVIGNPALAESSPVRFKLSSAPKNN from the coding sequence ATGAGTCTCTACAACGTCGAGGCTGCGCGCACTCCCGAGCAGCTCGAGAAAATGAGGCAGCTGGAGGATGAGGGTATCTGTGTATTCTGCTTGGAATATTTTGCTCAGTATCACACAGAGCCAATCTGTATGGATGGTCAATATTGGTACGTTACCAAGAACGACTATCCATACCAGGGAGCCTTGGTGCATCTGCTAATTGTAGCCAAAGAGCATGTGACGGCTATTACAGAAATGCCGACGGAAGCCGGCAGTGAGCTGTTCGCCATGCTGGCAACGCTCAGGCAAGCGCATCAAGCTTCAAGCGAAGCGATTGTGGCAAGAAGCGGCGATATGAGGTTTAATGCCGGCAGCGTGGAACATTTACATATTCATTATGTGATTGGTAACCCCGCCTTGGCTGAGAGCTCCCCTGTACGGTTCAAGCTCAGCTCAGCTCCGAAGAATAATTAA
- the rplA gene encoding 50S ribosomal protein L1, with amino-acid sequence MAKQDKSEKKQELEAEAFEREEVLDLESGSEDIDASALPTPKDTTDVTGEHILRNEDEDEKIEEEQAEDKPGKEPKKPAAKAGKRSAKSVREADDEADRKENIETEPKPAVKKPEHKPNPKNRHGKNYLAVSELIDKTKQYDLSEAVELAKKTSKVKFDATVELHVNLGVDPKQADQMVRASVVLPAGTGKQARVAVLATANKHAEAKKAEADIISDGDLLEQIEKGKLDFDVLIATPDMMPKLGKVAKVLGPRNLMPNPKSGTVTTNIESAVLQAKAGKIEFRVDKQSIVHAPVGKVSFKEEDLLANIKEVVNGILKAKPSSTKGSYIKAISLTTSMGPGIKLDAQKAIADSNPRNT; translated from the coding sequence ATGGCTAAACAAGATAAAAGTGAAAAGAAACAAGAACTAGAAGCTGAAGCCTTCGAGCGGGAAGAAGTACTAGATCTAGAATCCGGCTCCGAAGATATAGATGCATCGGCACTGCCGACACCTAAGGACACAACAGATGTTACGGGTGAGCATATTTTGCGCAACGAGGATGAGGATGAAAAAATAGAGGAAGAGCAAGCGGAGGACAAGCCGGGGAAAGAGCCTAAAAAGCCTGCGGCCAAGGCCGGTAAGCGCTCAGCGAAGTCGGTCAGGGAGGCTGATGATGAAGCAGACCGCAAGGAAAATATTGAAACCGAGCCAAAGCCAGCTGTAAAGAAGCCAGAGCACAAGCCAAACCCCAAAAACCGTCACGGCAAGAACTATCTGGCAGTTAGTGAGCTAATTGACAAAACTAAGCAGTACGACCTGAGTGAGGCAGTTGAGCTGGCCAAGAAGACTTCAAAAGTCAAATTTGATGCCACAGTGGAGCTGCATGTTAATCTGGGTGTTGACCCTAAGCAGGCCGACCAAATGGTACGGGCTAGCGTAGTGCTGCCAGCCGGAACCGGTAAGCAGGCTCGCGTAGCGGTACTTGCTACAGCTAATAAACACGCTGAGGCCAAGAAAGCCGAAGCCGATATTATAAGTGATGGCGATTTACTGGAGCAAATAGAAAAGGGTAAGCTCGACTTCGACGTTTTGATTGCCACACCCGATATGATGCCGAAGTTAGGAAAGGTAGCCAAGGTGCTAGGCCCGCGAAACCTTATGCCGAACCCGAAAAGCGGTACCGTAACGACTAATATAGAAAGCGCCGTCTTACAGGCCAAGGCCGGCAAGATCGAGTTTAGGGTTGATAAGCAATCTATTGTTCACGCGCCTGTCGGCAAGGTAAGCTTTAAGGAGGAAGATCTACTGGCAAACATCAAAGAGGTCGTGAATGGCATCCTAAAAGCCAAACCATCGAGCACTAAAGGTTCATATATTAAGGCGATATCGCTAACTACTTCTATGGGCCCGGGTATAAAACTGGATGCTCAAAAGGCCATAGCCGATTCTAACCCGCGTAATACCTAA
- a CDS encoding deaminase — translation MSQLAVAYIPVLHSGYVSFIKRHAYGGRLLLIGPELTAGYRPIEKEIRALRAIDMAFAINALGICDSVEILDSMGASQLAMGNPRLVLPDEDISRMVAEKYFQRCHIMYDTVFLRWDRRNTVALNEVQPHRAIPVSELDKQFMAQAKELAKGSSDWWRHVGGLAVKDGKVLLSARNDHVPSQHTPYANGDPRGNFYQGVHLELSTVIHVEARIVAEAARLGVSLEGAEMYVTDFPCPPCAKQVAYSGISRLYYSEGYAVLDGQDVLDQQGVEIIRVDLQS, via the coding sequence ATGAGCCAGTTGGCGGTCGCCTATATCCCGGTGCTGCATAGCGGCTATGTTAGTTTTATTAAGCGCCATGCATACGGAGGCAGACTCCTTTTGATTGGCCCGGAGCTGACAGCTGGATATAGGCCAATCGAAAAAGAGATCAGGGCCTTACGAGCTATTGATATGGCATTTGCTATTAATGCACTTGGCATATGCGACTCAGTCGAAATTCTGGATTCCATGGGAGCCTCACAGCTAGCGATGGGGAATCCAAGGTTAGTACTCCCAGATGAGGACATCAGCCGGATGGTTGCCGAGAAGTACTTTCAGCGCTGCCACATCATGTACGACACTGTATTCCTGCGCTGGGATCGCCGTAATACTGTTGCCCTGAATGAGGTCCAGCCGCATAGGGCCATACCCGTCAGTGAGCTAGACAAGCAGTTCATGGCCCAGGCCAAGGAGCTTGCAAAAGGCAGCTCGGACTGGTGGCGCCATGTCGGCGGACTAGCAGTAAAAGATGGTAAGGTGCTGCTGAGTGCCAGGAACGATCATGTACCTTCGCAGCATACCCCATATGCCAATGGCGACCCGAGGGGCAACTTTTACCAAGGAGTACACCTCGAGCTTTCGACGGTAATCCATGTCGAGGCTAGGATTGTTGCCGAGGCTGCCAGGCTGGGAGTATCCCTGGAAGGCGCGGAAATGTACGTTACAGATTTCCCTTGCCCCCCATGTGCCAAGCAGGTAGCCTACAGCGGCATTAGCAGGCTGTACTACTCGGAGGGCTACGCTGTGCTAGATGGCCAAGATGTCTTGGATCAGCAAGGTGTAGAGATAATCCGGGTAGATTTGCAAAGTTAA
- the nusG gene encoding transcription termination/antitermination protein NusG, with the protein MTKATEQKHWYVIHTYSGYEDRVAENLRQRIVSLGYEDKIFDVIVPKENQIEIKNGRRRIVERRIFPGYVLVQMIVTEDSWFVVRNTPNVTGFVGSGITPTPIPEDEVRQIQKRMGVEEPKYKIDFTIGEPVNIIDGPFKGFDGSVNEIDEHKGKIKVLVNMFGRETPVELDSLQVKKI; encoded by the coding sequence ATGACAAAAGCTACAGAGCAAAAACATTGGTATGTAATCCACACCTACTCCGGATATGAAGACCGGGTGGCAGAAAACCTGCGCCAGAGGATTGTTTCCCTCGGATACGAAGATAAGATTTTTGATGTGATCGTGCCCAAGGAGAATCAGATAGAGATTAAAAACGGACGCCGGCGGATTGTAGAGCGCCGTATATTCCCCGGATATGTCCTTGTACAGATGATCGTAACCGAAGATTCTTGGTTTGTAGTACGTAACACACCGAATGTTACTGGCTTTGTGGGTAGCGGTATCACACCGACACCGATTCCAGAAGATGAGGTGCGGCAGATACAGAAGCGAATGGGAGTAGAGGAGCCAAAATACAAGATCGATTTCACTATTGGCGAGCCTGTAAACATAATCGACGGGCCGTTTAAGGGCTTTGATGGTTCTGTAAATGAGATTGATGAACATAAAGGTAAAATTAAGGTGCTGGTAAACATGTTCGGCCGCGAAACCCCGGTAGAGCTAGACAGCCTGCAGGTAAAGAAAATCTAA
- the rplL gene encoding 50S ribosomal protein L7/L12 encodes MEIPAKFKDLVGQIDKLSVLELSELVKVLEDHYGVSAAAPAAVAAAPAAGGGEEAAEEKSAYTVMLSAAGDQKINVIKAVREVTGLGLAESKAIVDGAPKAVKENAPKAEAEEAKKKLEEAGATVELQ; translated from the coding sequence ATGGAAATTCCTGCTAAATTCAAAGACCTTGTAGGCCAAATCGATAAACTAAGCGTTCTCGAGCTTAGTGAGCTGGTAAAAGTTCTAGAGGACCACTATGGTGTTTCCGCTGCTGCTCCTGCAGCTGTGGCTGCTGCTCCTGCAGCTGGTGGCGGTGAAGAAGCCGCTGAAGAAAAGAGCGCCTATACTGTTATGCTGAGCGCCGCCGGAGATCAGAAGATTAACGTCATTAAGGCCGTACGTGAAGTAACCGGGCTTGGCCTGGCTGAGAGTAAGGCCATCGTTGACGGTGCTCCTAAGGCAGTTAAGGAAAACGCACCCAAGGCTGAGGCTGAAGAGGCTAAGAAGAAGCTGGAAGAAGCTGGCGCTACCGTCGAACTACAGTAA
- the rplJ gene encoding 50S ribosomal protein L10: MAKTKEVKQQNVEQLKQDLSQLKLAVLTDYRGLSVAEINELRDTLREEGISYRVTKNTLLRIAVKDTPAMAHIDPSSFTGPMALAVSADDEIAPARVVFQYAAQHKALDIVGAITADGKLLSAEEVKALATLPTKEELLAKLVGTFTAPMSGLVGVMGGNVRGIVTVLDAIKNSKE; this comes from the coding sequence ATGGCCAAAACCAAGGAAGTCAAACAGCAGAATGTAGAGCAGCTCAAGCAGGATTTAAGCCAGCTGAAGCTAGCGGTACTTACTGATTACCGCGGCTTAAGCGTAGCTGAGATTAACGAGCTAAGAGACACGCTGCGTGAAGAAGGCATTAGCTACAGGGTAACCAAGAACACCCTGCTGCGTATTGCCGTTAAAGACACGCCGGCAATGGCGCATATAGATCCAAGTTCATTTACCGGCCCCATGGCACTAGCCGTATCGGCCGATGATGAAATCGCCCCGGCCCGGGTAGTGTTTCAGTACGCCGCTCAACATAAAGCGCTCGATATCGTCGGCGCCATTACAGCTGACGGCAAGCTGCTCTCGGCCGAGGAGGTTAAGGCTTTGGCTACACTGCCAACCAAGGAAGAGCTTCTAGCCAAGCTGGTAGGAACTTTTACAGCACCAATGAGCGGGCTAGTAGGGGTTATGGGCGGCAACGTACGCGGAATAGTCACAGTGCTGGACGCAATTAAAAATAGTAAGGAATAA